A genomic segment from Ignavibacteriales bacterium encodes:
- a CDS encoding HAMP domain-containing histidine kinase — protein sequence MFDLIPAWAKHYEEFWLTIRNRNLWFIKLRYAAVVMLLFFIIFPKYFLGISLSDDQQTALLIITFSIFVYNILFHIMRRLLEHDADKFNPLHLSLLQMIADLTSLMLVVYFTGSVESPLLLFFVIHMIVGSLILPGFVIYTFSVFIVLAFWGITVGEYYSIIPHYHIIGFLPFSLHQQFNYVLAINVSFAFLVFMIVLIANKMANQLYIREQQLLESIDKINAAEKEKQKYISGIVHEIKTPLAAVHSYLDLILQKFLGPLDEVVEEKLIRARKRSDEAIELINNVLKISKLRLEDSFIKEEVDIASILARAIKVAKVNAEAKGVKLSLINNWKEKHPIEGDPFLIQIALSNIISNAIKYNNMDGLVEITIEKDKNDLVIKVCDDGMGIPKEELDKIFTDFFRASNIKHIGVEGSGLGLSVVKQIVERHGGTIDVQSPSHLSTNKYPGTCVKITLPFKS from the coding sequence ATGTTTGATCTAATTCCAGCTTGGGCAAAGCATTACGAAGAATTTTGGTTAACAATACGGAATAGAAATCTTTGGTTTATAAAACTTCGTTATGCCGCAGTTGTAATGCTTCTCTTCTTTATAATCTTCCCAAAATACTTTTTAGGCATTTCGCTTTCTGATGATCAGCAAACAGCCCTATTAATAATTACTTTTTCAATTTTTGTTTACAATATTCTTTTTCATATCATGAGGAGATTATTGGAACATGATGCAGATAAATTTAATCCACTTCATCTATCTTTGCTGCAAATGATTGCCGATTTGACATCTCTAATGCTTGTGGTTTATTTTACAGGAAGTGTTGAATCACCGCTGCTTCTGTTTTTTGTCATTCACATGATTGTTGGCAGTTTAATTTTACCTGGGTTTGTTATTTATACTTTTTCCGTTTTTATAGTGCTTGCATTCTGGGGAATTACAGTTGGTGAGTATTACTCAATAATACCGCATTACCATATCATCGGGTTTCTTCCTTTCTCACTCCACCAACAATTTAATTATGTACTGGCAATTAATGTAAGCTTTGCCTTTTTGGTTTTTATGATTGTTTTAATTGCAAATAAAATGGCTAACCAACTTTACATTCGTGAACAGCAGTTACTTGAGTCAATTGATAAAATAAACGCTGCAGAAAAAGAAAAACAAAAATATATTTCCGGTATTGTACACGAAATTAAAACTCCACTTGCTGCAGTACATTCCTATCTTGATTTAATACTTCAGAAGTTTCTTGGACCTTTAGATGAAGTTGTAGAAGAAAAACTTATCCGTGCGCGTAAAAGGTCTGATGAAGCAATTGAACTGATTAACAACGTATTAAAAATTTCTAAACTTAGACTTGAAGATTCATTTATTAAAGAAGAAGTAGATATTGCCTCAATACTTGCAAGAGCAATTAAAGTTGCAAAGGTTAATGCTGAAGCTAAAGGTGTAAAGCTTTCTTTAATCAATAACTGGAAAGAAAAACATCCAATTGAAGGGGATCCATTCTTGATTCAGATTGCGTTATCAAACATAATTAGTAATGCAATTAAGTATAATAATATGGATGGCCTGGTTGAGATAACTATTGAAAAAGATAAAAATGATTTAGTGATAAAAGTTTGTGATGACGGTATGGGAATTCCTAAAGAAGAACTTGACAAAATATTTACTGATTTTTTTAGAGCCAGCAATATAAAACACATCGGAGTTGAGGGTTCTGGATTGGGTCTATCTGTCGTTAAACAAATTGTAGAAAGACATGGTGGAACAATAGATGTTCAAAGTCCATCGCATCTATCTACAAATAAATATCCCGGAACCTGCGTGAAAATTACTTTGCCTTTCAAATCTTAA
- a CDS encoding iron hydrogenase small subunit, translated as MKEKSRTPMAQQALTVEKPTIEDGIGSKVTIEINEKKVQVFFGQTILEASKENQIHVPTLCHHPDLCIAGTCRVCVVEVEGMRTLQTACSFPITASIKIKTSSTMVRKARRHIIDLLLSEHYGECYSCVRNNNCELQTLAKEYGVDSYTFGHVTEPLFEVDLSSYSVIRDMNKCINCRRCVRTCIDLQEVGVLEAIGRGDKTHIGTFLEKPLADVVCINCGQCINRCPTGALKANDPSDVIWNAIDDPTKHVVIQTAPSPRAAIGEVFGLEPGKSFTGEMNTALRRIGFDVVFDTNFTADLTIIEEGTELILRLYKALVKKEQVAVPQFTSCSPGWVKYLEHFYPEYIDNLSSAKSPQQMFGALIKTFYAQKKGIDPKDIVSVAVMPCSAKKFECNRPEMDDSGYKDVDFGLTTRELGQMIKEAGIYLPEMPKSHFDDPFGDASGAGLIFGATGGVMEAALRTVIELVTGKKVEDVFANADIIPLRGFEGIKYAELPITEVGPVPKLLAHLVPDWNWLKGATLKVAVAHGTANAKKIMDDIKAGGKFSECHFIEFMACPGGCLGGGGQPIPTNEEIRKMRAKAIYDEDNSLPLRKSHENKHVTDIYNEFLTDGPCGHISHKLLHTSYVKRGKYIA; from the coding sequence ATGAAAGAAAAATCAAGAACACCAATGGCTCAACAAGCTTTAACTGTTGAAAAACCAACCATTGAAGATGGAATTGGAAGTAAGGTAACTATTGAGATAAATGAAAAGAAAGTGCAAGTATTTTTTGGACAAACAATTCTTGAAGCATCTAAAGAGAATCAAATTCACGTTCCGACACTTTGTCATCATCCTGATCTTTGCATCGCAGGTACTTGTCGTGTTTGTGTTGTTGAAGTTGAAGGAATGAGAACACTTCAGACAGCTTGTTCATTTCCAATTACAGCTTCAATAAAAATTAAAACATCAAGTACAATGGTGCGCAAAGCAAGAAGACATATAATTGATTTACTGCTAAGTGAACATTATGGTGAATGTTATTCTTGTGTAAGAAATAATAATTGCGAACTTCAAACACTTGCAAAAGAATACGGTGTTGATTCTTACACTTTTGGACATGTTACAGAACCCTTATTTGAAGTTGATCTTTCATCATACTCAGTCATACGCGATATGAATAAATGTATAAACTGCAGAAGATGTGTTAGAACTTGTATCGATCTTCAGGAAGTCGGAGTTCTAGAAGCAATTGGTCGTGGCGATAAAACTCATATAGGAACATTTTTAGAAAAACCTTTAGCTGATGTTGTTTGCATTAATTGCGGACAATGTATTAATCGCTGCCCAACCGGCGCATTAAAAGCTAATGATCCTTCTGATGTAATCTGGAATGCAATTGATGATCCTACAAAACATGTTGTAATTCAAACAGCACCATCACCACGCGCGGCAATTGGTGAAGTGTTTGGATTAGAACCGGGTAAATCATTTACCGGTGAAATGAATACAGCATTACGTAGAATCGGTTTTGATGTTGTATTCGATACAAACTTTACAGCAGATCTTACCATTATAGAAGAAGGAACAGAATTAATTTTAAGACTTTATAAAGCTTTAGTTAAGAAAGAACAAGTTGCAGTTCCGCAGTTTACTTCTTGTTCACCAGGCTGGGTAAAATATCTTGAGCATTTTTATCCTGAGTATATTGATAATTTAAGTTCAGCAAAATCACCACAGCAAATGTTTGGTGCGCTCATTAAAACTTTTTATGCTCAAAAAAAAGGCATAGATCCAAAAGATATAGTATCAGTTGCAGTTATGCCATGTTCAGCTAAAAAGTTTGAATGCAACAGACCTGAAATGGATGATTCGGGTTATAAGGATGTGGATTTCGGATTAACAACCCGTGAACTTGGTCAGATGATAAAAGAGGCTGGAATCTACTTACCAGAAATGCCAAAGTCGCATTTTGATGATCCGTTTGGTGATGCTTCCGGTGCTGGATTAATTTTTGGTGCAACCGGCGGAGTTATGGAAGCAGCTTTAAGAACAGTAATTGAGTTAGTAACGGGAAAGAAAGTCGAAGATGTTTTTGCAAACGCAGATATAATTCCATTACGCGGATTTGAAGGAATAAAATATGCTGAACTTCCGATAACAGAAGTTGGTCCAGTTCCAAAATTGTTAGCACATCTTGTACCCGATTGGAACTGGTTAAAAGGCGCCACTCTAAAAGTTGCTGTTGCACACGGAACTGCAAACGCCAAAAAAATTATGGATGATATAAAAGCCGGCGGTAAATTCAGCGAATGTCATTTCATAGAGTTTATGGCTTGTCCAGGCGGTTGTCTTGGCGGAGGCGGTCAGCCAATTCCAACAAATGAAGAAATAAGAAAGATGCGAGCAAAAGCTATTTATGATGAAGATAATTCTTTACCATTAAGAAAATCTCATGAAAACAAACATGTAACTGATATTTATAATGAGTTTTTAACTGACGGACCTTGCGGGCATATTTCTCACAAACTTCTTCACACCAGCTATGTGAAGAGAGGTAAGTATATAGCTTAA